The Rhizobium sp. BT03 genome has a window encoding:
- the cpdR1 gene encoding response regulator CpdR1: protein MTQKILLAEDDNDMRRFLVKALEKAGYKVLSYDNGASAYDRLREEPFSLLLTDIVMPEMDGIELARRATELDPDLKVMFITGFAAVALNPDSKAPKDAKVLSKPFHLRDLVDEVNKMLAA from the coding sequence CAGAAGACGACAACGACATGCGCCGCTTCCTGGTGAAAGCGCTCGAAAAGGCCGGCTACAAGGTCCTTTCCTATGACAATGGCGCCAGCGCCTATGACCGGCTGCGCGAGGAGCCGTTTTCCCTGCTGCTGACCGATATCGTCATGCCCGAGATGGACGGCATCGAGCTGGCGCGCCGCGCCACCGAACTCGACCCCGACCTGAAGGTGATGTTCATCACCGGTTTTGCCGCCGTGGCGCTGAACCCTGATTCGAAGGCGCCGAAGGATGCCAAGGTGCTTTCCAAGCCTTTCCACCTGCGCGATCTCGTCGACGAGGTCAACAAAATGCTTGCCGCATAA